Proteins from a genomic interval of Ptychodera flava strain L36383 chromosome 7, AS_Pfla_20210202, whole genome shotgun sequence:
- the LOC139137719 gene encoding uncharacterized protein produces the protein MCTVTVKREAKENTAVVKVYPKPSNIMDTSDSYDQYIFLLFATSMALVLSIYLIYKHKIPTVSPTLTGQIRQLSPSESYTYDLNKRGMEIICDMVFVQSRLPLTSELVTAAAKVLQRKHPLLKMKIMEDSNSKVKVQYFIPMEELVVDVDDIEAESWEDVHAMEMKTNFNLSTGPLWRVRLLRSNENQESGVHKHILAVSFVHFIADGNCIMRLFDELMDTLNQISNNESVAETTLPLLPPVEHFFPQCKIPWWEKILIKSLSKFRGVSMLNREENNHYIRCFPAVISRNPNVVKETRALLIELSKEEVQKLRENCRKHGATVNGATTAAASIAVCKIMQGGKLSRDQQIHTGFMVDMRKYCGPPLKQDESFGFFSMLLTLDVTVSNDSDSRSGFWKLAAKCTNKTKHKLRENGKDAVDRLKIMSIKKNVLKLTALDDLRHVIADKSNGCRSENIFNMSNLGNCSYLTKEKTRDFELVRKVTATGGVNYQSTFSHFIVTFHGEMFWSLVYHTNVCTKTKA, from the coding sequence GCCGAGCAATATCATGGATACCTCAGACTCATATGACCAGTATATCTTTCTTCTCTTCGCAACATCTATGGCATTGGTCCTTTCCATATACCTTATCTACAAACACAAGATACCAACAGTTTCTCCAACGTTAACGGGGCAAATAAGACAACTTTCTCCCAGTGAAAGTTACACGTACGACTTAAACAAAAGAGGAATGGAAATTATCTGTGACATGGTATTTGTACAGTCTCGCCTTCCATTAACTTCTGAATTGGTTACCGCTGCTGCAAAagttttacaaagaaaacatccaTTATTAAAGATGAAGATCATGGAGGACTCcaactcgaaagtgaaagttcAATACTTTATACCAATGGAAGAATTAGTGGTAGATGTTGATGACATTGAAGCTGAATCCTGGGAAGATGTCCATGCCATGGAGATGAAGACAAACTTTAATCTGTCTACAGGACCACTATGGCGAGTGCGTCTCCTTAGGTCCAATGAAAACCAAGAAAGTGGTGTTCACAAACACATCCTGGCAGTCTCCTTTGTCCATTTCATTGCCGATGGAAATTGCATAATGAGGCTATTTGATGAATTAATGGATACTTTAAATCAAATATCTAATAATGAGAGTGTTGCCGAAACGACATTGCCACTTCTTCCACCTGttgaacattttttcccacAATGCAAGATTCCTTGGTGGGAAAAGATCTTAATCAAGTCTCTTTCAAAATTCAGAGGTGTGTCAATGCTGAACAGGGAGGAAAATAATCATTACATTCGATGTTTTCCAGCAGTAATTTCAAGAAATCCTAACGTTGTCAAGGAGACAAGGGCTCTTTTAATCGAACTAAGTAAAGAAGAGGTGCAGAAATTGAGAGAAAATTGCAGAAAACATGGAGCTACCGTAAATGGTGCAACAACTGCAGCAGCTTCCATTGCTGTTTGCAAAATCATGCAGGGAGGAAAACTGAGCCGCGATCAACAAATTCATACGGGCTTCATGGTTGACATGAGAAAATACTGCGGACCTCCTTTGAAACAAGATGAATCGTTTGGTTTCTTCAGTATGCTATTAACGCTGGATGTCACAGTCTCAAACGATAGTGACTCAAGGAGTGGATTCTGGAAGCTAGCGGCAAAGTGtaccaataaaacaaaacacaaactgaGGGAGAATGGCAAAGATGCAGTGGACAGATTGAAAATAATGTCTATCAAAAAGAATGTCTTGAAGTTGACTGCTCTTGATGATTTGCGTCATGTTATAGCTGATAAATCCAATGGTTGTCGCTCTGAAAACATATTCAATATGTCTAACCTGGGCAACTGCTCATACTTGACAAAAGAAAAAACTCGAGACTTTGAGCTCGTGCGAAAGGTTACTGCCACTGGTGGTGTTAACTACCAGTCAACTTTTTCGCACTTTATAGTGACTTTCCACGGTGAGATGTTCTGGAGCCTTGTTTACCATACAAACGTATGTACCAAAACCAAAGCATAG